DNA from Elusimicrobiota bacterium:
CTCGCGAGCAGCTCGACCCCTTCTTTCAGGGAGCGCACCGAACGGCCGTGCACGCTCATGCCCGCCGCGCGCGGCTTCGGGTTGAAGCAGAAGAAGCAGTCCCGGTTGCACTTGAGCGTCATCACCAGGTTGCTCCCCTGGCCTTGCAGGCAAGGCCGGCAGCCCATGGGCAGCTGCTTGGTGAAAAGCGTCATGCGCTTCGGCCAGCCCTTGATCCCCGCGGCCCTGAGCTTGCGCAGAAGGGCCGCGCGCCGCTGGCCCGAGTCCTTGGCCGCCGGCGCCAGCAGACGCTCGCGGGCCAGGCCCAAAGCGTAGCGCTGCAAAGCCTCGGAGGGAGCGCGCGGGCGGGTCATGCTAGCGGGATCTCCTGCGCGCCGCACGCACCGGCCGAAACCCGCCGTCATCGACCGGGATGGCCGGGTCGAATGCGCCGCGGTCGACCACGCGCATGGATTTGGCCCCGTTGTGCCAGGCGCTGCCGCGGCCCACGCGGCGTGCGCCGGCCGGCTTGTCCCTGTCCCGGACCCATTGCCAGACGTTTCCCGCCATGTCGCAGAGGCCCTGCTTGGTGTCGCCCTTGGGCTTGGAGCACACCGGCCAGGTGGACTTGCGGCCGCAGCCCCAGCCCTGGCCGTCCATCACGGCCCTCTCGCAGTCCGGCTCCTGGCCGCCCCAGGGATACTCCTGGTCCAGGCCCGCGCTCCGGGCCGCATATTCCCACTCGGCCTCGCTGGGCAGCCTGCCCCCCGCCCAATTGGAGAACACGCTCGCCTGATGCCAGCTCACGCACACCACCGGCTGATCATCGCCCTGGAAAGAGGCGGGCAGGTTCCCCGGCTTCCAGCGCTCTCCATCGTATACGTAGCAGGTCCCATCCGAAAAATGCGGCGGAGTGCACGCCGCGGCCTTCAC
Protein-coding regions in this window:
- a CDS encoding formylglycine-generating enzyme family protein — its product is MSIANLGRLCRPFILPASCAVFLLAAAPTPEPAAKDGLRWLRIPGGGFMPGAEGSAQPGRRVTLKPFEMAKAPVTNLQYQACVKAAACTPPHFSDGTCYVYDGERWKPGNLPASFQGDDQPVVCVSWHQASVFSNWAGGRLPSEAEWEYAARSAGLDQEYPWGGQEPDCERAVMDGQGWGCGRKSTWPVCSKPKGDTKQGLCDMAGNVWQWVRDRDKPAGARRVGRGSAWHNGAKSMRVVDRGAFDPAIPVDDGGFRPVRAARRRSR